A single genomic interval of Streptomyces sp. 1222.5 harbors:
- a CDS encoding LacI family DNA-binding transcriptional regulator translates to MRVSLKDVAERAGVSIKTVSNVVNNYPHVTPGMRARVQEAIDELGYRPNLTARHLRKGRTGIIALAVPELGNPYFAELASAVIDAAAEHEFTVLLDHTRGRREQEVLVSQGFRARVIDGLILSPLELEAEDLQGRSDDVPLVLLGEREYDTPHDHIVIDNVTAARVAVRHLLGRGRTRIAYLGARTDAANRPADLRLLGWRQELAAAGVPAPDDLVVPVGGWDRDDGARAMAQLLDSGVRPDGVFALNDLIAIGAMRVLHERGLRVPWDVAVVGFDDIAEGRFGAVSLTTISPDKQAIARMAVASLLRSLSGRGETGGRELSAEFRLVERESTLGRR, encoded by the coding sequence TTGCGGGTGAGTCTGAAAGACGTGGCCGAACGGGCCGGTGTCTCGATCAAGACCGTGTCGAATGTCGTGAACAACTATCCGCACGTCACACCGGGGATGCGGGCCCGGGTCCAGGAGGCCATCGACGAACTCGGCTACCGGCCCAACCTGACCGCGCGGCACCTGCGCAAGGGCCGCACCGGCATCATCGCGCTCGCCGTACCGGAGCTCGGCAACCCGTACTTCGCGGAGCTGGCGAGCGCGGTCATCGACGCGGCGGCGGAGCACGAGTTCACGGTGCTGCTCGATCACACACGTGGCAGGCGCGAGCAGGAAGTGCTGGTCAGCCAGGGGTTTCGGGCCCGGGTGATCGACGGACTGATCCTGAGCCCGCTGGAGCTGGAGGCCGAGGACCTGCAGGGGCGGTCCGACGACGTGCCGCTCGTGCTCCTCGGCGAGCGCGAGTACGACACCCCGCACGACCACATCGTCATCGACAACGTGACCGCGGCGAGGGTCGCCGTTCGGCACCTGCTGGGCCGGGGCCGTACCCGGATCGCCTACCTGGGCGCGCGGACCGATGCCGCCAACCGGCCCGCCGACCTGCGACTCCTCGGCTGGCGGCAGGAGTTGGCCGCCGCGGGGGTGCCCGCGCCGGACGACCTGGTGGTCCCGGTCGGCGGCTGGGACCGGGACGACGGCGCCCGTGCCATGGCCCAGCTGCTCGACTCGGGGGTACGGCCCGACGGGGTGTTCGCGCTCAACGACCTGATCGCGATCGGGGCGATGCGGGTGCTGCACGAGCGGGGGTTGCGGGTGCCCTGGGACGTCGCCGTGGTCGGGTTCGACGACATCGCGGAGGGCCGGTTCGGTGCCGTGTCGCTGACCACGATCTCGCCGGACAAGCAGGCCATCGCACGGATGGCCGTGGCTTCGCTGCTGCGCAGCCTGTCGGGCCGGGGCGAGACGGGCGGACGTGAACTGAGCGCGGAGTTCCGGCTGGTGGAGCGGGAGAGCACCCTGGGCCGGCGTTGA
- a CDS encoding PA14 domain-containing protein, whose amino-acid sequence MRIRPLRHRLSLLLAAALGFAGLAAVPDATAADSTEVHGLKGEYYTQSAPGAFDFAQLKATGFDPQLDFGSLESRLNSATGQSDDVSVRWTGRIVPEKTGATTFSITGDNGFRLWVDGKLTIDHWVDDWDREQTSAPVELTAGKAYDIKVEYFEHYGGSNLHLRWTPPGGTEAAVPQSAFLLPEGYAYDGAIATTVLRDGRTLRLDFAQPLATPAKGITDHLDAVIGGAKWPLGAVRLAPDDSTSLLVSLKEPVVGNKTGTAPGLADVRYDGEGSLASQDGNVVNAFWSSGANHSTHELRTKWADEVTPANAHREYPRPQLTRDAWQNLNGSWQFAAAKAGEQPPVGRTLGERILVPYPVESQLSGLERHEDRMWYRRTFTVPAGWKIGDGKRLQLNFGAVDWRAEVYVNGTKVAEHQGGYDKFSADITDALEPGRTQELIVGVYDPTDAANGENPPIGKQRLDPSGIWYTPTSGIWQTVWLEPVASDHVDQLKLTPNVDDGTLTVEPRGTRDGLSVTATAYAGKRKVATATGRTGEPLTLKIPHARLWSPDDPYLYDLEVSVGHDRVGSYFGMRSISVQKVNGVPRTLLNGKPVFMMATLDQGFWPDGLYTAPSDEALAYDLKMHKKMGFNSVRKHIKVEPDRWFYWADRLGLMVWQDMPAMTAGVNPSPPARAEYEREMKQMIDEHISSPSVVMWVVFNEGWGQYDIGRVASQAKSWDPTRLVNNMSGLNLGADGGAGDIMDEHGYPSPALPPRPDGQRALVSGEYGGLGLGIPGHAWSVQQSYVDVDPTTYTDDYLKKLTEVHALACRGGNGAVYTQISDVEGELNGLLTYDRKVVKPDVSRLEAAQTALIDDASRPVPAGCA is encoded by the coding sequence GTGCGCATCAGACCACTCCGACACCGACTGTCCCTTCTGCTCGCCGCCGCCCTGGGTTTCGCCGGGCTGGCCGCGGTACCCGACGCCACGGCCGCGGACAGCACCGAGGTCCATGGCCTCAAGGGCGAGTACTACACCCAGTCCGCCCCCGGAGCCTTCGACTTCGCCCAGCTCAAGGCCACCGGATTCGACCCGCAGCTCGACTTCGGCTCCCTGGAGTCACGCCTGAACTCGGCCACCGGCCAGTCGGACGACGTCAGCGTCCGCTGGACCGGCCGGATCGTCCCCGAGAAGACCGGCGCCACCACCTTCTCGATCACCGGCGACAACGGCTTCCGCCTCTGGGTCGACGGCAAGCTCACCATCGACCACTGGGTCGACGACTGGGACCGCGAACAGACCAGCGCCCCCGTCGAACTGACCGCCGGCAAGGCCTACGACATCAAGGTCGAGTACTTCGAGCACTACGGTGGCTCCAACCTCCACCTGCGCTGGACGCCGCCCGGCGGCACCGAGGCCGCCGTACCGCAGTCGGCGTTCCTGCTGCCCGAGGGCTACGCCTACGACGGCGCCATAGCCACCACCGTCCTGCGGGACGGCCGGACCCTGCGCCTCGACTTCGCGCAGCCCCTCGCGACGCCCGCGAAGGGGATCACCGACCACCTCGACGCCGTGATCGGCGGCGCGAAGTGGCCCCTGGGCGCCGTCCGGCTCGCCCCGGACGATTCCACGTCGCTGCTGGTCTCGCTGAAGGAGCCGGTCGTCGGCAACAAGACCGGCACCGCGCCCGGTCTGGCGGACGTCCGCTACGACGGCGAGGGGAGCCTCGCATCCCAGGACGGCAACGTTGTCAACGCCTTCTGGAGCAGCGGCGCCAACCACTCCACCCACGAGCTGCGCACCAAGTGGGCCGACGAGGTCACTCCGGCCAACGCCCACCGCGAGTACCCGAGGCCCCAGCTCACCCGCGACGCCTGGCAGAACCTCAACGGCAGCTGGCAGTTCGCCGCGGCCAAGGCCGGTGAGCAACCGCCCGTGGGCCGCACCCTCGGTGAGCGGATCCTCGTCCCCTATCCGGTGGAGTCCCAGCTCTCGGGCCTGGAACGGCACGAGGACCGGATGTGGTACCGGCGCACCTTCACGGTCCCGGCCGGCTGGAAGATCGGTGACGGCAAGCGGCTGCAACTGAACTTCGGTGCCGTCGACTGGCGGGCCGAGGTGTACGTCAACGGCACCAAGGTCGCCGAACACCAGGGCGGCTACGACAAGTTCAGCGCCGACATCACCGACGCCCTCGAGCCGGGCCGCACCCAGGAGCTGATCGTCGGCGTCTACGACCCGACCGACGCGGCGAACGGTGAGAACCCGCCGATCGGCAAGCAGCGCCTCGACCCCAGCGGCATCTGGTACACCCCGACCTCCGGCATCTGGCAGACGGTGTGGCTGGAGCCCGTGGCCTCCGACCACGTGGACCAGCTGAAACTCACCCCGAACGTCGACGACGGCACCCTCACGGTCGAACCGCGGGGCACACGCGACGGCCTGTCGGTCACCGCCACGGCGTACGCCGGAAAGCGCAAGGTGGCCACGGCGACCGGACGCACCGGTGAACCCCTCACCCTGAAGATCCCGCACGCCCGGCTCTGGTCGCCGGACGACCCGTACCTCTACGACCTCGAGGTGAGCGTCGGCCACGACCGTGTGGGCAGCTACTTCGGGATGCGCTCCATCTCCGTGCAGAAGGTGAACGGTGTCCCGCGCACCCTCCTCAACGGCAAGCCGGTCTTCATGATGGCCACTCTCGACCAGGGATTCTGGCCGGACGGCCTGTACACCGCACCGAGTGACGAGGCCCTCGCCTACGACCTGAAGATGCACAAGAAGATGGGCTTCAACTCCGTCCGCAAGCACATCAAGGTCGAGCCCGACCGCTGGTTCTACTGGGCCGACCGGCTCGGCCTGATGGTGTGGCAGGACATGCCGGCGATGACGGCGGGCGTGAACCCGTCCCCCCCGGCACGCGCCGAGTACGAACGCGAGATGAAGCAGATGATCGACGAGCACATCAGCAGCCCGTCCGTCGTCATGTGGGTCGTGTTCAACGAGGGCTGGGGTCAGTACGACATCGGCCGCGTCGCCTCCCAGGCCAAGTCCTGGGACCCCACCCGCCTGGTCAACAACATGTCGGGCCTCAACCTCGGAGCCGACGGCGGGGCCGGTGACATCATGGACGAGCACGGCTATCCGAGCCCCGCCCTGCCACCCCGTCCGGACGGGCAGCGGGCCCTGGTCAGCGGCGAGTACGGCGGTCTGGGCCTCGGCATACCGGGCCACGCCTGGTCGGTCCAGCAGTCCTACGTGGACGTCGACCCGACGACGTACACCGACGACTACCTGAAGAAGCTGACCGAGGTCCACGCGCTCGCCTGCCGCGGCGGCAACGGCGCGGTGTACACGCAGATCTCGGACGTCGAGGGCGAGCTCAACGGCCTGCTGACGTACGACCGCAAGGTGGTCAAACCCGATGTGTCCCGGTTGGAGGCGGCACAGACCGCCCTGATCGACGACGCGTCACGACCGGTGCCGGCGGGCTGCGCCTGA
- a CDS encoding exo-beta-N-acetylmuramidase NamZ domain-containing protein: MTTDHRGTVTTGIARLHASPGLAGPGRLGLVTNHTGVLPDLRPAPSALLEAGARLVALFGPEHGLHGTGQAGESEAVRTDPATGLPVHDTYGCDAERLDKLLIDSGVDALVYDLQDIGARFYTYVWTMFDLMVSAARTGVRFVVADRPNPLGGLVSEGPLLEPAYAGFVGRAPVPVRHGLTCGELARYLNTSAVLDAAGTAADLTVIEAVGWRRAMDAEATGLPWVAPSPNMPTTATATVYPGTCLFEGTNLSEGRGTTQPFETVGAPYIDARFAPALAELALPGVHFRDLRFVPTFHKHAGRPLRGVQLHVTDRETFAPVRTAVAMLATLRGLYPEDFAWLTPDGGAAGTGHRHFIDLLWGSDRLRRAVDAGDDPLKLCDPPAPPARWAGDDALLYA; encoded by the coding sequence ATGACCACGGACCACCGCGGCACCGTGACGACCGGGATCGCGCGACTGCACGCGTCACCGGGCCTCGCCGGGCCCGGCCGGCTCGGACTCGTCACCAACCACACCGGCGTCCTCCCCGACCTGCGCCCCGCCCCGTCCGCGTTGCTCGAAGCCGGCGCTCGGCTGGTCGCGCTGTTCGGCCCCGAACACGGACTGCACGGCACCGGCCAGGCCGGGGAGAGCGAGGCCGTCCGGACGGACCCCGCAACCGGCCTGCCCGTCCACGACACCTACGGCTGCGACGCCGAGCGCCTCGACAAACTGCTCATCGACAGCGGTGTCGACGCACTGGTGTACGACCTCCAGGACATCGGCGCCAGGTTCTACACCTACGTGTGGACCATGTTCGACCTGATGGTCTCGGCGGCCCGCACCGGCGTACGGTTCGTGGTCGCCGACCGGCCCAATCCGCTCGGCGGGCTGGTCAGCGAGGGCCCGTTGCTGGAGCCGGCGTATGCCGGTTTCGTCGGGCGGGCCCCGGTGCCCGTCCGGCACGGGCTCACCTGCGGTGAACTCGCGCGGTACCTGAACACCTCCGCCGTCCTCGACGCGGCGGGCACCGCTGCGGACTTGACGGTGATCGAAGCGGTCGGCTGGCGGCGAGCGATGGACGCGGAGGCCACCGGCCTGCCGTGGGTCGCGCCCTCGCCGAACATGCCGACCACCGCCACCGCCACCGTCTATCCCGGGACCTGCCTCTTCGAGGGCACGAACCTCTCCGAGGGCCGGGGCACCACGCAGCCCTTCGAGACCGTCGGAGCCCCGTACATCGACGCACGGTTCGCGCCCGCGCTTGCCGAACTCGCGCTGCCCGGAGTGCACTTCCGCGACCTGCGGTTCGTACCGACCTTCCACAAGCACGCCGGACGGCCGCTGCGCGGCGTCCAGCTCCATGTCACCGACCGCGAGACCTTCGCCCCGGTACGCACCGCCGTCGCGATGCTCGCCACGCTGCGGGGCCTGTACCCGGAGGACTTCGCCTGGCTCACGCCCGACGGCGGCGCGGCGGGGACCGGTCACCGGCACTTCATCGACCTGCTGTGGGGATCCGACCGGCTGCGGCGCGCCGTCGACGCGGGTGACGACCCGCTGAAGCTGTGTGATCCGCCCGCGCCGCCCGCCCGGTGGGCCGGCGACGACGCACTGCTCTACGCATGA
- a CDS encoding GNAT family N-acetyltransferase — MTEQIDRTTYCRAEVRGFRAGDGPRLVETWCRSAPADPLTPDRFRSSVLLDANFDPEGLRVAVHEDRLVGAAYAVRRLTPMTGTDLEPEQGWIPFFFVDPAARGQGLGRRLLTEALDWLHGHGRTRVDFSSYTPNYILPGLDAETYPEAAGLLESLGFHTLYEAAAMDRGLVGYRLPEDVALRLDELRTLGHRFGTPSDDDLVELVALAGNHFAPDWARAIRECLAAGTPLDRIVCVRDPAGRLVGWAMHGAYESADERFGPFGVLEETRGTGLGKVLLHLVLERMRARGAHSAWFLWTGEQSPAGHLYRKSGFATTRVFRVMRREAAR; from the coding sequence ATGACCGAGCAGATCGACCGAACCACGTACTGCCGGGCCGAGGTCCGCGGCTTCCGCGCGGGTGACGGGCCGCGGTTGGTCGAGACGTGGTGCCGCAGTGCCCCCGCCGACCCCCTCACCCCGGACCGCTTCCGTTCGTCGGTGCTGCTGGACGCCAACTTCGATCCCGAGGGGCTGCGGGTCGCCGTCCACGAGGACCGCCTGGTCGGCGCCGCCTACGCCGTGCGCCGCCTGACGCCGATGACCGGAACCGACCTGGAACCCGAGCAGGGCTGGATCCCCTTCTTCTTCGTCGACCCGGCCGCCCGCGGGCAAGGACTCGGCCGCCGGCTGCTGACCGAAGCGCTCGACTGGCTGCACGGTCACGGCCGTACCCGGGTGGACTTCTCGTCGTACACCCCGAACTACATCCTGCCCGGCCTGGACGCAGAGACGTATCCGGAGGCCGCCGGACTCCTGGAGTCGCTCGGCTTCCACACCCTGTACGAGGCGGCGGCCATGGACCGCGGCCTGGTCGGCTACCGCCTGCCGGAGGATGTCGCGCTCCGCCTGGACGAACTGCGGACACTGGGCCACCGGTTCGGCACCCCGTCCGACGACGACCTGGTGGAACTGGTCGCGCTCGCCGGGAACCACTTCGCCCCCGACTGGGCCCGTGCGATCCGCGAGTGCCTGGCCGCGGGAACGCCGCTCGACCGGATCGTCTGTGTCCGGGACCCGGCGGGCCGCCTCGTCGGCTGGGCGATGCACGGCGCGTACGAGTCGGCCGACGAGCGGTTCGGTCCCTTCGGTGTGCTGGAGGAGACGCGCGGTACCGGGCTGGGCAAGGTTTTGCTCCACCTGGTCCTGGAGCGGATGCGGGCACGTGGCGCGCACTCCGCGTGGTTTTTGTGGACCGGGGAGCAGTCCCCGGCGGGCCATCTGTACCGCAAGAGCGGCTTCGCCACCACCCGGGTCTTCCGCGTCATGCGCCGGGAGGCCGCACGATGA
- a CDS encoding ABC transporter substrate-binding protein — protein sequence MRPPRRGSGPSRRHFALALPSALLTAGCAAPHQGTGRPGDPIVLTLLSHYTSGELKEALQSPVDEWNASHDRVKVQTKAVEFTDLLTTFMVRQAAGQGADILHPYCLWNGQLVQAGVLRPAPPEHAEEIRRGYGEAAVRSASVGGRIYGYPTEVQTYALYYNRRLLREAGITRPPRTWRELEEAAHRTAARDRYGNTLVQGFGLSTYDDSTTVGQTLALLNAAGGTFVSPDGRSTAIDSPAGRAVFDLEHRLIAEGASAPGINVYKAFASGQVAMVISAGWWTANLKSLMGRAYRDVGVAPVPVPGIGDTNATLSTGFMLGVNATARHPREAWDFLRWLNTDRTRASHTAQHTTATRMSSLQVSVGSLTGRADDMHALLGQGGDPNLRPFLDALAYSVPEPNGPGAQQAKSLLRKNIEALWTGQQSVDEALRTTRRQVDQEVSRSW from the coding sequence ATGAGACCACCACGCCGCGGCAGCGGCCCGAGCCGCCGGCACTTCGCGCTCGCGCTGCCCTCGGCGCTGCTCACCGCCGGATGCGCCGCACCGCACCAGGGCACCGGTCGTCCCGGTGACCCGATCGTCCTCACCCTCCTCTCCCACTACACGAGCGGAGAGCTCAAGGAGGCCCTGCAGAGCCCGGTCGACGAGTGGAACGCCTCGCACGACCGGGTCAAGGTGCAGACCAAAGCGGTCGAATTCACCGACCTCCTGACCACGTTCATGGTCCGGCAGGCCGCCGGGCAGGGCGCGGACATCCTCCATCCGTACTGCCTGTGGAACGGCCAGCTCGTCCAGGCCGGCGTCCTGCGACCCGCCCCACCCGAGCACGCAGAGGAGATCCGACGCGGGTACGGAGAGGCCGCCGTCCGCTCCGCGTCCGTCGGGGGCAGGATCTACGGCTATCCCACCGAGGTGCAGACGTACGCCCTCTACTACAACAGACGACTGCTCCGCGAGGCCGGGATCACCCGTCCGCCGCGCACCTGGCGGGAGTTGGAGGAGGCGGCCCACCGCACCGCCGCGCGCGACCGCTACGGCAACACGCTGGTCCAGGGGTTCGGGCTGTCGACCTACGACGACTCCACCACCGTCGGCCAGACACTCGCCCTGCTCAACGCCGCCGGCGGAACCTTCGTCTCCCCGGACGGCAGGAGCACCGCCATCGACTCGCCCGCCGGCCGGGCCGTGTTCGATCTGGAGCACCGCCTCATCGCCGAAGGGGCGAGCGCCCCCGGCATCAACGTCTACAAGGCGTTCGCTTCCGGACAGGTGGCCATGGTGATCAGCGCCGGCTGGTGGACCGCGAACCTCAAGTCACTGATGGGCAGAGCCTATCGGGACGTCGGGGTCGCACCCGTGCCCGTACCCGGCATCGGCGACACGAACGCCACGCTCTCCACCGGCTTCATGCTCGGCGTCAACGCCACCGCCCGACACCCCCGAGAAGCCTGGGACTTCCTGCGCTGGCTCAACACCGACAGGACGCGCGCGAGCCACACCGCACAGCACACGACAGCGACCAGGATGAGCTCCCTGCAAGTCTCGGTCGGTTCCCTGACCGGCCGCGCCGACGACATGCACGCCCTTCTCGGCCAGGGCGGTGACCCGAACCTGCGCCCGTTCCTCGACGCGCTGGCGTACTCGGTGCCCGAGCCGAACGGGCCGGGCGCCCAGCAGGCCAAGTCGCTGCTGCGCAAGAACATCGAGGCGCTGTGGACCGGCCAGCAGTCGGTCGACGAGGCCCTGCGCACCACCCGCCGACAGGTCGACCAGGAGGTGTCGCGCTCGTGGTGA
- a CDS encoding carbohydrate ABC transporter permease yields MVNTLAPETTGRPAHTPPVTEPAVDRRSRIPRRQATVAYLFLAPTLLFFAVFLILPLGFALLLSMSRWAGFDLGDIDPVGLDNFTGLFSAGSTFLTPILTNTLLFALGTVTLALAGSLLVATCIDQLRFQGLWRTLYFLPIVTTVVAVGNVWKYMYEPGGLVNGVLNAFGLGSVAFLQDPDTALASVVVVQAWASVGSAILILTAGLKSIPESYYEAAALDGAGPVTVLWKITLPLLRPSLLFVCVTQFLTGLQSFALIIVMTKGGPGDATNVAALEMYRQAFSYGDWGTASAAAFVLFVVVLAVTLVQLWIFRRKGEDA; encoded by the coding sequence GTGGTGAACACCCTGGCGCCGGAGACGACCGGGCGGCCGGCGCACACCCCGCCCGTCACCGAGCCCGCCGTCGACCGCCGCAGCCGGATCCCACGCCGCCAGGCCACGGTCGCGTACCTCTTCCTGGCACCGACGCTGCTGTTCTTCGCCGTCTTCCTCATCCTGCCGCTCGGCTTCGCGCTGCTGCTGTCGATGTCCCGCTGGGCGGGGTTCGACCTCGGCGACATCGATCCGGTGGGCCTGGACAACTTCACCGGCCTCTTCTCGGCCGGCTCGACGTTCCTGACGCCGATCCTCACCAACACCCTGCTGTTCGCCCTGGGCACCGTGACACTCGCTCTCGCCGGCTCCCTGCTCGTCGCCACCTGCATCGACCAGCTCCGCTTCCAGGGCCTGTGGCGCACCCTGTACTTCCTCCCGATCGTCACCACCGTCGTCGCCGTCGGCAACGTGTGGAAGTACATGTACGAGCCGGGCGGTCTGGTCAACGGCGTCCTCAACGCCTTCGGTCTCGGCTCGGTGGCCTTCCTCCAGGACCCGGACACCGCCCTGGCGTCGGTCGTGGTCGTCCAGGCGTGGGCCTCGGTGGGCTCGGCGATCCTCATCCTGACCGCCGGGCTGAAGTCCATCCCCGAGTCGTACTACGAGGCCGCCGCGCTCGACGGGGCCGGCCCCGTCACCGTCCTGTGGAAGATCACGCTGCCGCTGCTGCGCCCCTCCCTGCTGTTCGTGTGCGTCACCCAGTTCCTCACCGGCCTGCAGTCGTTCGCGCTGATCATCGTGATGACCAAGGGCGGCCCGGGGGACGCCACCAACGTGGCCGCGCTGGAGATGTACCGGCAGGCCTTCTCGTACGGCGACTGGGGCACCGCGAGCGCCGCCGCCTTCGTGCTGTTCGTGGTGGTCCTCGCGGTCACCCTGGTGCAGCTGTGGATCTTCCGGCGCAAGGGAGAGGACGCATGA
- a CDS encoding carbohydrate ABC transporter permease translates to MIRRRFPWFSYLLVVTGAVLTVVPFLDMVMTSFKGPGESGTLPYHFLPEAFDLSNYRAAVDQLDLPVLFRNSVVATAVITGSVLLTSSLAGYALAKLHFPGRDFVFRLVLSTMMFPPFLFFVPHFLILVHWPLAGGNDLFGRGGAGLTVSIVALAVPFLVNGFGIFLMRQFMVSIPDEVLEAARIDGAGEFTVWWRIVVPQTKPVMVTLGLLTFVDAWNEYIWALLVSTANPAVMTLPVGIQLLQDYVDPTRTMPIVMAGLVVSVLPVLVLFLLLQKYYIRGVMLSGLK, encoded by the coding sequence ATGATCCGCCGCCGATTCCCCTGGTTCTCCTACCTGTTGGTCGTGACCGGCGCCGTGCTCACGGTGGTGCCGTTCCTCGACATGGTGATGACGTCCTTCAAGGGGCCCGGTGAGTCCGGCACGCTGCCGTACCACTTCCTGCCCGAGGCGTTCGACCTGTCCAACTACCGTGCGGCGGTCGACCAGCTGGACCTGCCGGTGCTCTTCCGCAACAGCGTCGTCGCGACCGCCGTGATCACCGGGTCGGTCCTGCTCACCTCGTCGCTCGCCGGCTACGCGCTGGCCAAACTCCACTTCCCCGGGCGCGACTTCGTCTTCCGGCTCGTGCTGTCGACGATGATGTTCCCGCCGTTCCTCTTCTTCGTCCCGCACTTCCTGATCCTGGTGCACTGGCCGCTGGCCGGCGGCAACGACCTCTTCGGCCGCGGCGGCGCCGGCCTCACCGTCAGCATCGTGGCGCTCGCCGTGCCGTTCCTCGTCAACGGCTTCGGCATCTTCCTGATGCGGCAGTTCATGGTCTCCATTCCCGACGAGGTGCTGGAGGCGGCACGCATCGACGGCGCGGGGGAGTTCACCGTGTGGTGGCGGATCGTGGTGCCGCAGACCAAACCGGTCATGGTGACACTCGGACTGCTGACCTTCGTGGACGCCTGGAACGAGTACATCTGGGCCCTGCTGGTGTCGACGGCCAACCCGGCGGTGATGACACTCCCCGTCGGTATCCAGCTCCTCCAGGACTACGTCGACCCGACCCGCACGATGCCCATCGTCATGGCGGGCCTCGTCGTGAGCGTCCTGCCGGTCCTGGTGCTCTTCCTGCTGCTGCAGAAGTACTACATCCGCGGCGTCATGCTCAGCGGCCTCAAATAA
- a CDS encoding response regulator transcription factor: MTETRVFSEQHPIRVFLLDDHEVVRRGLSDLLDAEPDISVVGDADTAEHALARGPALRPDVAVLDVRLPDGDGISVCRELRDRMPGLACLMLTSFDDEEALLDAIMAGAAGYVLKQIKGSDLVSAVRTVASGQSMLDPATTARLMRSLRTDPAAAPSLPPELAGLSPRERGILALIGDGLTNREIGKRLFLSEKTVKNHISRLLAKLGVQRRVQAAVLASQLDTHGADPHDVQRARDAHQARDRTSW; encoded by the coding sequence ATGACCGAGACGCGCGTCTTCAGCGAGCAGCACCCGATCCGTGTGTTCCTGCTCGACGACCACGAGGTGGTGCGGCGCGGCCTGTCGGACCTTCTCGACGCCGAACCGGACATCTCCGTGGTCGGCGACGCGGACACCGCCGAGCACGCGCTCGCCCGGGGCCCCGCCCTGCGCCCCGACGTGGCCGTCCTCGACGTGCGCCTGCCGGACGGCGACGGCATCTCGGTCTGCCGGGAGCTGCGCGACCGGATGCCCGGGCTGGCGTGTCTGATGCTGACCTCGTTCGACGACGAGGAGGCGCTACTGGACGCGATCATGGCCGGCGCGGCCGGATACGTCCTGAAGCAGATCAAGGGCTCGGACCTGGTGTCGGCGGTGCGCACGGTGGCGTCGGGCCAGTCGATGCTCGATCCGGCGACCACCGCCCGTCTGATGCGCTCCCTGCGCACGGACCCGGCCGCGGCCCCGTCGCTGCCTCCGGAGCTGGCCGGTCTCTCTCCGCGGGAACGGGGCATCCTCGCGCTGATCGGTGACGGTCTGACCAACCGTGAGATCGGCAAGCGGCTGTTCCTGTCGGAGAAGACCGTCAAGAACCACATCTCGCGGCTGCTGGCGAAACTCGGTGTGCAGCGCAGGGTCCAGGCGGCGGTCCTCGCCTCCCAGCTGGACACTCACGGAGCCGACCCGCACGACGTGCAGCGCGCTCGTGACGCCCATCAGGCGCGGGACCGCACGTCCTGGTGA
- a CDS encoding CBS domain-containing protein: protein MHGFPHIVSDVMTLTVAAVGRRAPFKEVVHLMQDWRVSALPVIEGEGRVVGVVSEADLLPKEELRDGPDRAYLALRRPVDVAKADALTAGDLMSSPAVTVHADATLAEAARMMACAGVKRLPVVDDDDMLAGVVSRADLLKVFLRDDEDIAEEVRREVAVYLFPPPASAVRVEVHDGVVTLTGRIRDNALVPVAARLVRAVEGVVDVEFDLAHDRVTH from the coding sequence ATGCACGGCTTCCCGCACATCGTCAGTGACGTGATGACCTTGACGGTCGCCGCCGTCGGCCGCCGGGCCCCGTTCAAGGAGGTCGTGCATCTGATGCAGGACTGGCGGGTCAGCGCCCTGCCCGTGATCGAGGGTGAGGGCCGGGTGGTCGGCGTGGTGTCCGAGGCCGACCTGCTGCCGAAGGAGGAGTTGCGGGACGGCCCCGACCGGGCCTATCTGGCGCTGCGCCGGCCCGTCGACGTGGCGAAGGCCGATGCCCTCACCGCCGGGGACCTCATGTCCTCGCCCGCCGTCACGGTGCACGCCGACGCCACCCTCGCCGAGGCCGCGCGGATGATGGCGTGCGCGGGCGTCAAGAGGCTGCCGGTGGTGGACGACGACGACATGCTGGCGGGTGTCGTCAGCCGCGCCGACCTGCTCAAGGTGTTCCTGCGCGACGACGAGGACATCGCCGAGGAGGTACGGCGCGAGGTCGCGGTGTACCTCTTCCCGCCGCCGGCGTCGGCCGTACGGGTGGAGGTGCACGACGGTGTCGTGACGCTGACCGGCAGGATCCGCGACAACGCCCTCGTTCCTGTGGCGGCCCGTCTGGTCAGGGCCGTCGAAGGGGTCGTGGACGTGGAGTTCGACCTGGCCCACGACAGGGTGACGCACTAG